The Brumimicrobium sp. genomic interval GGTAAGAAAAATTTTTTTCATAGACATAAATATTCCGTAAAATTAAAAAAAAAAATTGCACATAAAATAAAAAGTAACTACCTTTCGCATAATTTATTAAGGAGAGCTAATTTTACTACTATGACTTTCGATAAAATTATTTTATCGAATATTTTGTTGAGAGGTTATCTTCAATATAAATACACTTTTTTTATTTTAAACTGAATGTTTTTTAATCTTATAAGAAGAATACAATGAGAAATTTGAAAATTTTATTAGCAACTTTGATGTTAAACCTTAGTTCTTTTGGTCTTTGTCAATACTCGTTTATTCCTAGTACTGTGCCTTTTAAGGGGGTTAGTGGGGGTGACATCCAAGTAGGAGATTTGAATGATGATAATCTTCCGGATATATTAATTTGTGGAACAGATAATTCTTTTCAGCCTATTACATTATTATACTTAAATCAAGGGGGAGGGATGTTCTCCCCATCTCCTGTTCAACCTTTTGACGCATATAGCGACGGGTCTATAATGTTATTAGATATAGATGGAGATGGAGATTTGGATGTGTCTTTTTATGGAAGTGATGTGAATGAAGGGGCTGTTTTATATATGAATAATAGTAGCGGAGGCACAGTGAATTTCACTCAATCTTCTGGGTTCTCATCGTTATCAGATCAAGTTTTTAGTGCTTCTACAGCCTATGCCGATATGGATAATGATGGAATTATTGATATTGTTTACACAGGTTTCTCATATCTAGAAGGAGGTACATTTATTTATTTTAAGAAAGGTTTAGGGGGTGGAATTTTTGATTCGGAACAGAAATTAAAATATTTAAGTAATGATCTTTTAGATGGAGTGCAAGGAACTCTTATACTTGCTGATATGGATAATGATGGCGATATAGATATATTTGTAACAGGGGAAACTGGTATGAATTATACACCTCTTACAAAGATATACTCAAACATTTTGGAAGAGCAAGGGGTTTTTTCTTTTGACGAAACAGTAGTTCTCCCTTTCTCTGGATTAGTGTCAACTGAAGCAGCCATATTAGATGTCGATAATGATGGGGATTTTGATATTCTTATTTCGGGGGAAGATGGAGCCAACATGCCTCAAACTACTTTGTATTACAATCATGGAGGCTTTAATTTCACTACCACTAAGTCAAATGATTTGGAAAATGTTATGGGAGGTGTAATGGCATACGCAGATATTGATGGAGATGGTGATATTGATATCATAGTTTCAGGATATACTAAAGACAACAATAATAATGACACGATTGTGACGGTACTCCATATTAATGATGGAACAGGGTATTATAGTAAAATTACTGGACCTAATGTGCTATTTAATGGGGCTGGTGATGGAAATTTAAGTATGGCAGATATCGATGGTGATGGAGATATTGATATAATTGTCTCAGGATTTGATGTATTCGGTTCTACAGATGCATTAACTACTTTATATTTAAATCACACGCCTCAAGTTTCTAGTGTCACCTCATACGATGGAAGTGTATGGGTAATCTATCCGAATCCTTCTGATGGAATTTTTACTATTCATACTGCTGAGAATATGGATAATACTCCTATCGAGATATATTCCACTATAGGAGAGTTGCTTTATAGCACCCATGTTCTTGGAAGTACTGCTGAAATTAATTTGGAAAATTTCCCAAGTGGTGTTTATCTCGTGAAATTGAATAATCATGAAACAACACGTATAATAAAATATTAAAATTATGAAAACAATACTTATAAGTCTTTTGCTATTATCAACAGGGTACTATTCGTATGCCCAGTACACCTTTGTGCCTAGTACTTCTGTCTTTCAAGGATTATCTGGTGGTGATCTTCAAATGGGGGATTTGAATAACGATGGATTTCCCGATATTATCATGTCTGGATTTGATAATACTGGTAGTATGTTGACTGAAATCTATCTGAATGATGGTCAAGGCGATTTTATTTTATCTAGTAATCAGCCTTTTGTTGGATATGTTGATGTTACTATAATCTTGACAGATGTTAATGGGGACGGTAGTTTGGATGTGCTTTTTAACGGGGAAAAAGAGAATACAGGCCTAACCATGGAATATTATGAAAATCTAAATATCCCAAATACTGTTGATTTTCAATTTGTAGGAGGGTTTACAGGCGGACCTGCAGCTTTAAGGAGTTCTACTGTTTGGGCAGATCTTAATAACGATGGAAATATGGATATTGTTTATTCAGGTTATCAAATTGGAGTAGGGGTTTTTATATGGTATTTATTGGGAGATGGTTCTGGAAATTTTGCTAATGCTGTAATGGTTCCAGGAACTATGGGTGCATGTGCAGGTAGTTTAATTGCACAAGATATAGATGGAGATGGAGATATTGACTTATTTGTGGTAGGATTTGATAGTGATGATATGGTTGATCCTAAAACTAGAATGTACAAAAATAAGATAGCTGAAGGAGGAGGATTTAACTTTGAAGAGATAACAGGGCTTCCATTTATGGATATGAGTATAAGTTTAGCAAAGGCTGAAGATGTAGATGGAGATGGGCGATTGGATTTATTTCTATCGGGTAGAAATCAAATAGGTGAAATAGAGACACGTCTATATTACCAATCAAGCCCGTTCAACTTTGTTGAAGATAAGGCTGCTGGTGATTTTGATGGAATAGTTGATGGAGACATGGCTTTAGCTGATATAGATGGAGATGGAGATATCGATATTATTGTTTCAGGTTTTGCAACCGATAACAATGGAGATGATATTATTACAACTACTTTATATATAAATGATTTTAAAAATGGAGGAAGTGGAAATTATACTAAGGTTCCTGGACTTAATTTCCAAGGAGCTGGGACTGGAAATCTAGGTATGATGGATATAGATGGAGATGGAGATATTGATATTATTGTTTCGGGATTTGATGATTATAATTCAACTGATAGCTATACTACACTCTATTATAATAAAACTCCTCAAGTGTCAAGCATTACTTCTTATGAAGGTGCAACATGGGTAGTATATCCAAATCCGACAGATGGAGTATTTATGATTCATACCTCCGATTATTTAAATGATTCTAGTATTGAGGTGTATTCATTGTTGGGAGAAGCTATTACTAGCGCTAAGATAGTAAACAATGCTACATGTATTGATTTATCTAATTATCCAGCGGGTGTATATATATTAAATCTGAATAATCAGCAAACATATAAGATTGTAAAATATTAATTTTATTGGGGAAAAATTTAAATATTTCTCTATCCCCATTATAGGGGATTTTATATAATATGATTTTGTAAGAAGTTTTTTAAAGATATATTTGTGTAAATAATAAGAATAATTCTATTACAAATATTAAATCATATATTATGAAAAAAAGAGTACATTTTATAGTAGTTCTGGGGATCATTTTTTATTCATTTTTTTCCTTTGGACAAGTTAATTTTACTGAAAGTTCAAGTGCCTTCCAAGGGGTAGGATTTGGTAGTGTAGCCATGGGGGATTTGAATGGTGATGGGTTTCCTGATGTTGTAACAACTGGAGCCGATAGCGATGGGATACCATCCACTATCTTATACCTTAATGATGGTGCTGGAAATTATTATCCATATGCAAATGCAAATTTTGAGAATTTGCAGAGAAGTGCAGTAGCACTCGTAGATTTTGATAATGATGGAGACTTAGATGTTATCATTGCAGGTGTAGACGAGTTGTATTTTGATTTTCCTACAAGGGTTTATTTAAACAAATCAGAACTAGGTTACCTAGGCTTTGAGTCAGTTACGAATCTTGGGATTTACAATCCATTAATGGATGTTGTTATAGCTTTTGAGGATTTTGATAATGATGGTTATATAGATGTTATTTTGAGTGGAGAAGATAATAATTCAAGCTATTTTACAACTGTATATAGAAACAATGTAAATGGGTATTTAAATAATAGTCAACCTATGTTTCAATCCATCACCTATTCTTTAGATACCTATGATAATGGCGAACTAATAACGTATAGTGCAGTAAATGGTGATATTGCTATTGCTGATATAGATAATGATGGGGATAATGATATTATAATTACGGGCATAAAAGGACTTTATCCAATGAATGAACCTGGAACTGCTTTATTTCTAAATGAATTTTCTTCTACAGGTTTGGTTAACTTTACTTATGTGCCAGGAATGCCATTCCCTGACTTAATTGCTAGTTCCGTTACAGTAGAGGATGTAGATAGTGATGGGATATCAGATGTTTTCCTTACAGGAATCTCAAACACAGGAGATACGCTTAGTTTATTGTATTATAATAATGGAAATTATGGTTTTAGTACTACAAAGGCAAATGCTTTTGAAGGTATGAGTAGTGCAGCTGTTAATTTTGCAGATATTGATGGAGATGGAGATATAGATATAATTGTTTCGGGTTTCAGAACGGGTGATAACCCGGGAACTTCTGTCTTGAAGACAGATATGTATTTGAATGATGGAGATGGGGAATATACTATGGTCGCAGGAACTGGATTAGGTGGGGCTTCAGGAGCAGGTGGTACATCTATGGCTTGTGCTGATATAGATGGAGATGGAGATATAGATATTATTATTTCTGGAATTAAGACTGATGATGGTGATTATGAGACAACTCTATACCTTAATGAGACTCCTCAAACCTCAAATATTATTTCTTATGACAAAAGTGCTTGGCTAATTTATCCTAATCCTTCGACTGGTGTATTTACTGTTAATACCTCTGATAATCTAGACAACTCATTAATAGAAGTATATTCTGTTGTAGGAGAATTGGTTTATAGCACTAAAGTAAATGGTACAACAGCAACTATTGATTTGGAAGCATTTGCTAACGGAGTATATACAGTTAAGTTAAACCAACAAAAGACTACTAAGATTGTAAAGTATTAAATACAGTTTATGTAACTTTCTAATCGGTATTTCATTATTGGAATACCGATTTTTTTTAATATGAATACAATGAGATATATCTTTTTATTACTAGGTTGTTTGTTGTTTTCTTTCGTAAACCAAATAGACTTTCTTACCGAACAAAAGAAATATACAAGAGTAAGAACAGCTATTACAGAGAAAGAAATTCTTTTAAAAGACAAACTTAATACATGGGGACTAGAACCTAATAATTTACACATACTTTTTGTAGCATATAAAGATGATGACATATTAGAGGTGTATGGAAAAAGAAAATCAGAAGAAAATTATAAGAAATTATTTTCATACGCAATCTGCAGTAGATCGGGTAAATTAGGCCCTAAGAGAAAAGAAGGAGATGGTCAAGTTCCAGAAGGATTTTATCTGATCAATCGTTTTAATCCTGTTAGTAATTTCTATTTATCTTTAGGGTTGAATTATCCCAATTTATCAGATAAAAGAAAGAGCGTAGCCACAAAACTGGGGGGTGATATCTTTATTCACGGTGGATGCGTAACTATTGGTTGTTTGCCAATGACAGATGATAAGATAAAAGAAATTTATTTATTAGCGGCATATGCTAAAAACAATGGACAATCACAAATTCCTATATATATCTTTCCTTTTCAAATGACTGATAATATTATGCTTACATTTAGGAATCGATATGCAGATAATCCAAATCTTATTTCCTTTTGGGAAAATTTAAAAACAGGATATGATATCTTTCAAAGAGACAAGAAAGCACTTCGTATCCAAGTAAAAGAGAATGGGGATTATACCTTTTGAATTATTCGGTAATCTTCTTCCCTAGGGCAGTGTCATACACATTCTTTGCCTCTTGAATAAACCCGAAATGCTCGTCATCGACAACCATCTTACCTTTAGTTACATGACCTAATAAGGTGTAATCAACACCTGAATCCATCATGTATTCTAAGAAAGCATCTTCGTAATCTTCACTAACAGAAACCACTACACGACCTGCTGCCTCTCCAAATAAGAATGAGTCTTCTCGAACTTCAGCATCAGTTACAATGTCAAATCCGAGTTCTCTAGGCATAGACATTTCTACTAAGGAAACAAATAATCCCCCATCAGAACAGTCATGTGCTGCATTAATTAATCCACTTTGAATAATTTCTTTTAAGACTTGCTGCATTTTGTATTCTTCCTCTATGTTAAAATAAGGAGCAGGAGATGCTTTAATTCCATGATAGGAATATAAATACTCTGAACTTGCAATGTCCTCTACTGTTTTTCCGATAATAAAAATTAGATCCCCTTTATTTTTAAAATCTAAGGTCATCATCTTGGTTTTATCATTCAGAACACCAATCATTCCAATGGTTGGTGTAGGGAATACAGGATCTTCTTTCCCATCAATTACGGATTGGTTGTAAAAAGAAACGTTTCCACCCGTAACTGGAGTTTCAAACTTTAAACAAGCTTCCGACATGCCTTGAATAGCTCCTACAAATTGCCAGTATGATTCAGGATTGTATGGGTTTCCAAAGTTAAGACAATTAGAAATAGCACTTGGAATACCGCCGGTGCAAACAATATTTCTAGCAGCTTCAGCAACAGCCATAGATGTTCCTTGTTTTGGGTCTGCATGTACATAACGAGAATTGCAATCAACCGTCATAGCTACTGCTTTATTTGTACCCTTTATTTGTACAACACCTGCATCAGCTGGGTTATTAGTAGTCATAGTTCCTACTCCTACCATAGAATCATATTGTTCATATACCCATTTTTTAGAGGCAATATTCGGATGTTTCAATAGGAAATTTGCTACTTCTTTTAGGTCGTCAGGTTGTTTAACATCGTCTATATTAAATTTTTTGAATTCCTGGTAATAGTCAGGTTCTTTATATTCCCGAATATATACAGGAGCACCGCCTCCAAGTACAAGTGATTTGGCAGGTGCATCTACTACAAGTTCCCCGTGGAAATAATATCTCACATGCTCACTATCAGTTACCACACCAATCTCTTCTGCATGTAAATCCCATTTAGAGAATATATCTTTAACAATTTGTTCTTTTCCTTTCTCAATAACAACCAACATTCTTTCTTGAGATTCAGAAAGGAGGATTTCAAATGGAAGCATATCCTTTTGACGAGTAGGCACCCTATCTAACCATAAGTCCATACCCACATTTCCTGCGGCAGACATTTCACTAGAGGAACACGTAATTCCAGCAGCCCCCATATCTTGCATTCCTACAATCGCATCTGTTTCGGCTAATTCCAAAGTTGCTTCTAATAATAATTTCT includes:
- a CDS encoding T9SS type A sorting domain-containing protein, with protein sequence MRNLKILLATLMLNLSSFGLCQYSFIPSTVPFKGVSGGDIQVGDLNDDNLPDILICGTDNSFQPITLLYLNQGGGMFSPSPVQPFDAYSDGSIMLLDIDGDGDLDVSFYGSDVNEGAVLYMNNSSGGTVNFTQSSGFSSLSDQVFSASTAYADMDNDGIIDIVYTGFSYLEGGTFIYFKKGLGGGIFDSEQKLKYLSNDLLDGVQGTLILADMDNDGDIDIFVTGETGMNYTPLTKIYSNILEEQGVFSFDETVVLPFSGLVSTEAAILDVDNDGDFDILISGEDGANMPQTTLYYNHGGFNFTTTKSNDLENVMGGVMAYADIDGDGDIDIIVSGYTKDNNNNDTIVTVLHINDGTGYYSKITGPNVLFNGAGDGNLSMADIDGDGDIDIIVSGFDVFGSTDALTTLYLNHTPQVSSVTSYDGSVWVIYPNPSDGIFTIHTAENMDNTPIEIYSTIGELLYSTHVLGSTAEINLENFPSGVYLVKLNNHETTRIIKY
- a CDS encoding T9SS type A sorting domain-containing protein, whose product is MKTILISLLLLSTGYYSYAQYTFVPSTSVFQGLSGGDLQMGDLNNDGFPDIIMSGFDNTGSMLTEIYLNDGQGDFILSSNQPFVGYVDVTIILTDVNGDGSLDVLFNGEKENTGLTMEYYENLNIPNTVDFQFVGGFTGGPAALRSSTVWADLNNDGNMDIVYSGYQIGVGVFIWYLLGDGSGNFANAVMVPGTMGACAGSLIAQDIDGDGDIDLFVVGFDSDDMVDPKTRMYKNKIAEGGGFNFEEITGLPFMDMSISLAKAEDVDGDGRLDLFLSGRNQIGEIETRLYYQSSPFNFVEDKAAGDFDGIVDGDMALADIDGDGDIDIIVSGFATDNNGDDIITTTLYINDFKNGGSGNYTKVPGLNFQGAGTGNLGMMDIDGDGDIDIIVSGFDDYNSTDSYTTLYYNKTPQVSSITSYEGATWVVYPNPTDGVFMIHTSDYLNDSSIEVYSLLGEAITSAKIVNNATCIDLSNYPAGVYILNLNNQQTYKIVKY
- a CDS encoding T9SS type A sorting domain-containing protein, giving the protein MKKRVHFIVVLGIIFYSFFSFGQVNFTESSSAFQGVGFGSVAMGDLNGDGFPDVVTTGADSDGIPSTILYLNDGAGNYYPYANANFENLQRSAVALVDFDNDGDLDVIIAGVDELYFDFPTRVYLNKSELGYLGFESVTNLGIYNPLMDVVIAFEDFDNDGYIDVILSGEDNNSSYFTTVYRNNVNGYLNNSQPMFQSITYSLDTYDNGELITYSAVNGDIAIADIDNDGDNDIIITGIKGLYPMNEPGTALFLNEFSSTGLVNFTYVPGMPFPDLIASSVTVEDVDSDGISDVFLTGISNTGDTLSLLYYNNGNYGFSTTKANAFEGMSSAAVNFADIDGDGDIDIIVSGFRTGDNPGTSVLKTDMYLNDGDGEYTMVAGTGLGGASGAGGTSMACADIDGDGDIDIIISGIKTDDGDYETTLYLNETPQTSNIISYDKSAWLIYPNPSTGVFTVNTSDNLDNSLIEVYSVVGELVYSTKVNGTTATIDLEAFANGVYTVKLNQQKTTKIVKY
- a CDS encoding L,D-transpeptidase family protein; the protein is MRYIFLLLGCLLFSFVNQIDFLTEQKKYTRVRTAITEKEILLKDKLNTWGLEPNNLHILFVAYKDDDILEVYGKRKSEENYKKLFSYAICSRSGKLGPKRKEGDGQVPEGFYLINRFNPVSNFYLSLGLNYPNLSDKRKSVATKLGGDIFIHGGCVTIGCLPMTDDKIKEIYLLAAYAKNNGQSQIPIYIFPFQMTDNIMLTFRNRYADNPNLISFWENLKTGYDIFQRDKKALRIQVKENGDYTF
- the purL gene encoding phosphoribosylformylglycinamidine synthase subunit PurL; this encodes MEVKNLAEATLEDALNLGLTAEEFEKIKEILGRTPNFTETSVYGVMWSEHCSYKNSIHWLKKLPKEGPQMLVKAGEENAGMVDLGDGIGCVFKIESHNHPSAIEPYQGAATGVGGINRDIFTMGARPIGQLNSLRFGNIDLPKTKWLVKGVTKGIGDYGNAFGVPTVGGEVFFDDSYNTNPLVNAFSAGIIDSKKVISATAKGPGNPVYIVGSATGKDGIAGASFASKDITEESAKDLPAVQVGDPFQEKLLLEATLELAETDAIVGMQDMGAAGITCSSSEMSAAGNVGMDLWLDRVPTRQKDMLPFEILLSESQERMLVVIEKGKEQIVKDIFSKWDLHAEEIGVVTDSEHVRYYFHGELVVDAPAKSLVLGGGAPVYIREYKEPDYYQEFKKFNIDDVKQPDDLKEVANFLLKHPNIASKKWVYEQYDSMVGVGTMTTNNPADAGVVQIKGTNKAVAMTVDCNSRYVHADPKQGTSMAVAEAARNIVCTGGIPSAISNCLNFGNPYNPESYWQFVGAIQGMSEACLKFETPVTGGNVSFYNQSVIDGKEDPVFPTPTIGMIGVLNDKTKMMTLDFKNKGDLIFIIGKTVEDIASSEYLYSYHGIKASPAPYFNIEEEYKMQQVLKEIIQSGLINAAHDCSDGGLFVSLVEMSMPRELGFDIVTDAEVREDSFLFGEAAGRVVVSVSEDYEDAFLEYMMDSGVDYTLLGHVTKGKMVVDDEHFGFIQEAKNVYDTALGKKITE